In Desulfomonile tiedjei DSM 6799, a genomic segment contains:
- a CDS encoding MBL fold metallo-hydrolase, whose protein sequence is MEILFLGTGAAWCTPEYSCTCAICSKMNALGEERTRTSLLIRNDESLLVDCGPDLRLQMKANHLTRPDAVLITHEHGDHFLGMDDLLVFRRSIPAHAWHPIPVYATETAWKGIEVRFGYLLGSLVEKRIAVPGMMLDGLKTRVTPFKTFHGPSAAGSVGYIFETNTAGQYGKLVYTSDFMRIDDEPQLLENPDVLVIQAHWLHEPEFNRPFHMSLQSALDYIKRWKPRKAVYLVHISDMDLVPGDPGNNFMKKIPPRSPLTIPGSDLPYPVPTCSDEWQNVLDRIYKDYELPCPVFITRDGLKVIH, encoded by the coding sequence ATGGAGATACTGTTTCTGGGGACAGGAGCAGCGTGGTGCACGCCGGAATACTCTTGCACCTGCGCAATATGCTCCAAAATGAACGCGTTGGGAGAAGAGCGGACGCGAACTTCACTCCTTATCAGGAATGACGAGTCTCTTCTCGTGGACTGCGGTCCTGACTTGAGACTCCAGATGAAGGCAAATCACCTCACGCGACCTGATGCAGTGCTGATAACTCACGAGCACGGAGATCATTTCCTGGGTATGGACGATCTGCTGGTGTTTCGCAGATCTATCCCAGCACACGCCTGGCACCCTATCCCTGTGTACGCGACAGAAACGGCGTGGAAAGGCATCGAAGTACGGTTCGGCTACCTTCTCGGATCTCTGGTGGAAAAGAGGATCGCCGTCCCCGGGATGATGCTTGACGGACTGAAGACAAGAGTGACTCCTTTCAAGACCTTTCATGGTCCCAGTGCGGCCGGTTCGGTGGGTTATATTTTTGAAACCAATACGGCAGGACAATATGGCAAACTGGTGTATACTTCCGATTTCATGCGTATCGACGATGAGCCGCAGTTGCTCGAGAACCCGGATGTTCTCGTCATTCAAGCCCATTGGCTGCACGAACCTGAATTCAATCGTCCCTTTCACATGAGCCTTCAATCCGCATTGGATTACATAAAGCGCTGGAAACCCCGGAAAGCGGTGTATCTCGTCCATATTTCCGACATGGATCTTGTCCCGGGAGACCCGGGAAACAATTTCATGAAGAAAATCCCTCCCCGGTCACCGTTAACCATACCGGGATCGGATCTTCCTTATCCTGTCCCCACCTGCAGCGATGAATGGCAGAATGTGCTCGATCGTATCTACAAGGACTATGAGCTGCCTTGCCCGGTATTCATAACCCGTGACGGCCTGAAGGTAATCCATTGA
- a CDS encoding M48 family metallopeptidase: protein MNYLINQVLYRKDKKVILWGRLRKKAAILTLIAIVLAACATVPHTGRRQLNMISDNQLNSVALKAFNDVVSKEKACSDERFNQAVKQVSDRISKAAESVDKPGFAWDVKVIEKDTPNAFCLPGGKIVVFTGLMPYVKNEAGLAAVIGHEVAHAVARHGAERLTQQLAVKGAVTVGGEILKGEDGNLDRKSRLLLAAVGMGGTVGVILPYSRLHETEADRIGQIYMASAGYDPSESVRLWERMAKITKPPIPEWLSTHPADGERVRKLNESLPEAQKFYAKAPAKYGLGMPL from the coding sequence ATGAACTATTTGATAAATCAAGTCTTATACCGCAAGGACAAAAAAGTGATCCTTTGGGGCCGCTTACGGAAAAAAGCCGCTATTCTTACTCTGATTGCAATCGTCTTGGCAGCGTGCGCGACCGTTCCCCATACGGGAAGACGTCAACTCAATATGATTTCAGATAATCAGTTGAACAGTGTTGCTCTCAAGGCTTTCAACGACGTGGTGTCCAAAGAAAAAGCATGTAGTGACGAACGGTTCAACCAAGCCGTGAAGCAGGTCTCGGACAGAATAAGCAAAGCCGCTGAATCCGTGGACAAACCTGGTTTCGCGTGGGATGTCAAAGTAATTGAGAAGGATACACCGAACGCTTTTTGTCTTCCGGGCGGAAAGATCGTTGTTTTCACTGGCCTCATGCCGTACGTGAAGAATGAGGCAGGTCTGGCGGCTGTAATCGGACATGAAGTTGCCCATGCCGTCGCGAGACACGGAGCAGAAAGATTGACGCAACAGCTTGCTGTGAAAGGAGCAGTCACGGTCGGCGGTGAGATTCTCAAAGGAGAAGACGGGAATCTCGATCGGAAATCGCGCCTTCTTCTAGCTGCTGTGGGAATGGGCGGAACGGTCGGGGTTATTTTGCCGTATAGTCGTCTTCATGAAACGGAAGCTGACCGAATAGGTCAAATCTACATGGCTTCCGCCGGCTACGATCCGTCCGAGTCCGTTCGCCTCTGGGAAAGGATGGCTAAAATTACCAAGCCTCCGATTCCGGAATGGCTCTCTACGCATCCGGCGGATGGAGAGCGTGTGCGAAAGCTCAATGAAAGCCTTCCTGAAGCACAAAAGTTCTATGCCAAAGCTCCGGCCAAGTACGGCCTTGGGATGCCGCTGTAG
- a CDS encoding carboxymuconolactone decarboxylase family protein — protein MADDLKEKTAKTAKLYFDGYSDERPFDLWRSFDKKLAKDLSLFVTGTVYAREKIPHQTRQLITIAALTVLSREEELKLHIYAALNVGCSPHDIAEVIFQCGIYGGMPVVNQALRVLRQVLQDRGAWPLEPRED, from the coding sequence ATGGCTGATGATCTGAAGGAAAAGACTGCAAAGACCGCAAAGCTCTACTTTGACGGCTATTCGGACGAGCGTCCTTTCGATCTGTGGAGATCGTTTGACAAAAAGTTGGCCAAAGACCTTTCACTCTTTGTTACGGGCACAGTGTACGCCCGCGAGAAGATCCCTCACCAGACACGTCAGCTCATAACCATAGCCGCATTGACTGTTCTCTCAAGAGAGGAAGAACTGAAGCTCCACATCTATGCGGCCCTAAACGTCGGCTGTAGTCCTCATGATATTGCTGAGGTGATTTTTCAGTGCGGGATCTATGGCGGAATGCCTGTGGTAAATCAGGCTTTAAGAGTGCTCAGACAGGTTCTCCAGGATCGAGGCGCCTGGCCACTGGAACCGAGAGAGGATTGA
- the thpR gene encoding RNA 2',3'-cyclic phosphodiesterase, with product MFESSSQIVRVFFAVELPDKVKSFLKSVAQELRQCGGDVKWTNPAGMHLTLKFIGEITADRLAQIEQAARPICREQAVSVHKVSKIGVFPDFRRPRVIWAGCSDESSDLSNLAIRLEDALAPLGFAKEKRAFKPHLTLGRVRSNKGIANLVEGIRERTDVAGPSFTADRAILFRSVLKPSGAEYSQIFRFDFRPE from the coding sequence ATGTTTGAGAGCAGCAGCCAAATCGTGAGAGTCTTTTTTGCTGTTGAATTGCCCGATAAGGTCAAGTCTTTTCTCAAGAGTGTTGCACAAGAATTAAGACAATGCGGGGGCGACGTCAAATGGACCAATCCCGCCGGAATGCATCTGACCCTGAAGTTTATCGGTGAAATCACCGCAGATCGGCTGGCGCAGATTGAACAAGCAGCTCGGCCGATTTGTCGGGAGCAGGCAGTATCGGTTCACAAGGTGTCCAAGATCGGGGTGTTCCCGGATTTTCGACGTCCTCGAGTCATCTGGGCAGGGTGCTCTGACGAATCCTCAGATCTGTCCAATCTCGCGATCAGGCTTGAGGATGCATTAGCACCGCTCGGATTTGCCAAAGAGAAACGAGCTTTCAAACCCCATCTTACCCTGGGGAGAGTTCGATCCAATAAAGGGATCGCAAACCTTGTGGAGGGGATCCGCGAGAGAACGGACGTTGCAGGGCCTTCATTCACTGCAGATCGCGCAATCCTGTTTCGGAGCGTGCTAAAGCCTTCAGGAGCAGAATATTCCCAAATCTTCAGGTTCGATTTCCGCCCTGAATAA
- a CDS encoding iron-containing alcohol dehydrogenase: protein MLPKLGNFQIKTRVVFGRGALSNLGQLARESGAGKYLLVADPALEQVGILDKALSALNDVGITGEVYKAVEPEPYMDNAEEAAALGRAVDADLVVGLGGGSAMDTAKAAAVLITNEGKAEDYIGLNKVELPGTPTIMVPTTAGTGAEVTFTAVFTNRETRAKGGINSPFLFPGVALLDPELTLPLPPHVTAATGMDALTHAIESVSSLSSTVFTEALALTAIRLISGNLRRAVFHGDDIDAREQMLMGSLLGGLALADAGVGAAHALAYPLGGNYRIPHGLANAMLIPYVMEFNLPAAEKHFAMIASAIGEPVEGLPLRRAAEQAVESVFMLCSDIGIPSSLADAGVPRSDIPMLVEAALKVTRPVENNPRKLGEEEAQTIYEMAFS, encoded by the coding sequence ATGCTGCCAAAATTGGGAAATTTCCAGATCAAAACGAGAGTCGTCTTCGGAAGAGGGGCGTTGTCCAATCTCGGGCAATTGGCCCGCGAATCGGGTGCAGGAAAATATCTTCTTGTGGCAGATCCGGCGCTGGAGCAGGTCGGAATTCTCGACAAGGCGCTTTCTGCACTGAATGATGTCGGAATTACGGGAGAGGTTTACAAAGCAGTAGAACCCGAACCGTACATGGATAATGCGGAGGAAGCCGCGGCTCTCGGACGTGCAGTAGATGCGGATCTCGTAGTAGGCCTGGGCGGGGGGTCCGCCATGGACACGGCAAAGGCGGCTGCAGTTCTTATCACGAATGAGGGGAAGGCTGAGGATTATATCGGTCTGAACAAAGTCGAATTGCCGGGCACTCCCACCATAATGGTTCCCACTACAGCGGGAACAGGTGCGGAAGTAACGTTTACTGCAGTGTTCACCAATCGGGAAACCCGGGCGAAAGGCGGGATAAACAGCCCGTTCCTTTTTCCTGGCGTTGCTTTGCTCGATCCTGAACTCACATTGCCCTTGCCGCCCCATGTTACTGCTGCAACCGGTATGGATGCATTGACCCATGCAATAGAATCCGTAAGCAGTCTATCCAGCACGGTCTTCACGGAAGCTCTCGCGTTGACCGCTATTCGGTTGATATCCGGCAATCTCAGGCGTGCGGTGTTTCACGGGGATGATATCGATGCCAGGGAACAGATGCTGATGGGAAGCCTTCTTGGAGGCCTTGCCCTTGCCGATGCGGGGGTTGGTGCGGCCCATGCTTTGGCATACCCGCTGGGGGGCAATTACCGCATACCCCACGGTCTGGCAAATGCCATGTTGATCCCGTATGTAATGGAATTCAATTTGCCTGCTGCAGAAAAGCACTTTGCCATGATAGCCTCGGCAATCGGTGAACCCGTGGAGGGCCTTCCTTTGCGACGAGCTGCCGAGCAGGCAGTTGAAAGTGTGTTCATGCTGTGTAGCGACATCGGAATTCCCTCAAGCCTGGCTGATGCCGGTGTTCCCCGATCTGACATTCCCATGCTGGTGGAAGCTGCTCTGAAGGTAACTCGACCGGTTGAGAACAATCCGAGGAAACTCGGAGAAGAAGAAGCTCAAACTATTTACGAAATGGCGTTTAGTTGA
- a CDS encoding FAD-dependent oxidoreductase: MKRLRFGRWGSVLADHRHGDEITRRKTESLPPLASFPPNVIALMSGKGLLVFDNEFNFVPMIREYLAQIQAKYCCGKCITGIKGSKIVSVILDKMMQGGSAESDLDVLSRMADILNDAAKCSVCQSAGELLKDGLTFFRDDFLDAVRNGISENSVRYIGNISAPCMNTCPCHINIPGYVEMLQELRYEEALQIIREEMPLPGITGRICPAPCEKACSVANMGDVAIPIKTLKRVAADYEMLHAIEPPFQRVELNGKPIAIVGAGPAGLAAAYYLNRFGHPVTVFEALPIPGGMVGVGIPPYRQPRDVLQKEIVQIQRLGVEFRFKARLGKDFTIQDLFDQGFKSVFLGVGAHKSSALALKEEKQRIKGVFSGGIDFLRDLNLGKKIQVGENAIIAGGGNTAIDCARTCLRMGASQVTVVYRRTEREMPADLEEVEDSREEGIKFLFLTQPVAVLSENGRMTGLRCIRMELGEPDRSGRRRPVPVEGTEFDLAGDTLIPAIGQIADLEWLSGDDNIQFSRKGAIKVDPVTMMTSRPGVFAAGDAVSGPLTVVHGLAGGKRAAHMIHQYVTTGSCKATEQQWMDDLIANIEKDYGVLVTARSPLREGGKVVRNKLDVHDRIGHFLEVDSGFTQKGSFIEASRCLRCFHLILAAVK; the protein is encoded by the coding sequence ATGAAGAGACTCAGATTCGGAAGATGGGGAAGCGTTCTGGCGGATCACCGGCATGGTGATGAGATCACCCGGAGAAAAACCGAATCTCTCCCTCCATTAGCAAGTTTTCCGCCAAACGTAATAGCTTTAATGAGCGGCAAAGGTCTTCTCGTATTTGATAACGAGTTCAACTTTGTGCCAATGATTCGTGAGTACCTGGCACAGATTCAAGCCAAATATTGTTGTGGGAAGTGCATCACAGGAATAAAAGGTTCCAAGATTGTGTCAGTGATCCTGGACAAAATGATGCAAGGTGGCTCAGCGGAATCGGATCTCGATGTGCTGTCCAGAATGGCGGACATTCTGAACGATGCTGCCAAATGTTCTGTCTGTCAGAGTGCAGGGGAACTCCTGAAAGATGGGCTCACTTTCTTCAGGGATGACTTCCTGGATGCTGTGAGGAATGGAATTTCGGAGAACTCTGTTCGATATATCGGAAACATTTCCGCCCCTTGTATGAATACGTGTCCCTGCCACATCAATATTCCCGGCTATGTGGAAATGCTGCAAGAGCTTCGTTATGAGGAAGCACTGCAGATTATCCGTGAAGAAATGCCACTACCCGGAATAACGGGCAGAATTTGTCCTGCTCCATGCGAGAAGGCGTGCAGCGTAGCGAACATGGGAGACGTGGCGATACCTATCAAGACGCTGAAAAGGGTCGCTGCCGATTATGAGATGCTTCACGCTATCGAGCCCCCCTTCCAACGAGTCGAACTGAATGGAAAACCTATAGCAATTGTGGGCGCAGGACCTGCAGGTTTGGCTGCAGCGTACTATTTGAACCGCTTCGGCCATCCTGTGACTGTCTTTGAAGCACTTCCAATCCCCGGGGGGATGGTCGGCGTCGGAATTCCGCCCTATCGTCAGCCCCGGGATGTTCTTCAGAAAGAGATTGTTCAAATTCAGCGTCTCGGGGTCGAGTTTCGATTCAAAGCTCGGCTTGGCAAGGATTTCACCATTCAAGATTTGTTTGACCAGGGATTCAAGTCGGTTTTCCTGGGCGTCGGGGCGCATAAGTCCTCGGCTTTGGCTCTCAAAGAAGAGAAACAGCGAATCAAGGGTGTTTTTTCCGGAGGGATCGATTTTCTGCGGGACCTCAATCTCGGGAAAAAAATCCAAGTGGGCGAAAATGCGATCATAGCCGGCGGAGGTAATACCGCCATTGATTGCGCTCGAACCTGCCTCAGGATGGGTGCTTCACAGGTGACCGTCGTTTACAGACGGACTGAACGAGAGATGCCGGCGGATCTAGAAGAGGTCGAAGATTCTCGTGAAGAAGGGATCAAATTCCTCTTTCTCACACAGCCCGTTGCCGTACTCTCCGAGAATGGCAGAATGACTGGGCTCAGATGTATTCGGATGGAGTTGGGGGAGCCGGATCGATCCGGAAGAAGAAGGCCGGTTCCGGTGGAGGGGACAGAATTCGATCTTGCCGGAGACACGCTTATCCCCGCCATCGGGCAGATTGCAGATCTCGAATGGCTCTCAGGCGACGACAATATACAGTTTTCTCGAAAAGGGGCCATAAAGGTGGATCCCGTGACCATGATGACGTCTCGTCCTGGCGTATTCGCTGCAGGCGACGCTGTCAGTGGTCCATTGACTGTGGTTCATGGCCTGGCCGGTGGAAAACGGGCTGCTCACATGATCCATCAATATGTCACGACAGGTTCATGTAAGGCTACAGAACAACAGTGGATGGATGATTTGATCGCAAATATCGAAAAGGATTACGGCGTGCTGGTCACCGCACGCAGCCCTCTTCGGGAGGGCGGAAAGGTAGTGAGGAACAAACTGGACGTCCACGATCGAATTGGGCATTTCCTCGAGGTAGATTCAGGATTCACCCAAAAGGGGTCATTCATCGAGGCCAGCAGATGTCTCAGGTGCTTTCACCTGATACTGGCAGCGGTGAAGTGA
- a CDS encoding polysaccharide biosynthesis/export family protein, whose protein sequence is MDKFKRILARRFIGAALLALLLGGCIGLIPSPFRPYPGPAKNPQLHDLAEAFDIVCRNYRLGPDDLLTVNFQTEWTIPAGSYKLDTLDEIEIEFILDPELNRRVVIRPDGMITLPGIGDIKAVGLAPEELSKKIEEKFRSANILRNGDIDQRFRNYRMVTVSVSQFYQKVQRLVDSLTTLTSGQQTQVTVKPDGTIDLPLLKDRILAAGYTVSDVERTANKLYRQGELKHVVASVALSSAKSRKVYILGEVNNPGAYEIRQPITALQAVALAGGHRQNTADLTSVILISKNVYGKPIGRRLDLKRILDVGDMASAILVKPYDVIYVPKTYVADLRVFMEQYFSTVAEVASFVNTLADIGEKTN, encoded by the coding sequence ATGGATAAATTTAAAAGAATCTTAGCGCGCAGATTCATCGGAGCCGCCCTCCTCGCCCTTTTGCTGGGAGGATGCATCGGGCTGATTCCCTCTCCCTTCAGACCCTACCCCGGCCCCGCCAAGAATCCGCAACTTCATGATCTCGCAGAGGCTTTCGACATTGTATGCCGCAACTACCGGCTCGGCCCGGACGATTTGCTCACCGTTAATTTCCAGACTGAATGGACCATTCCCGCGGGGTCATACAAACTTGATACTCTGGACGAGATTGAAATCGAATTTATTCTCGATCCTGAATTGAACAGAAGAGTGGTCATTCGTCCTGACGGAATGATAACGTTGCCGGGCATCGGTGACATTAAAGCCGTCGGTCTTGCGCCTGAGGAGCTTTCAAAGAAGATCGAAGAAAAATTCAGGAGTGCGAATATCTTGCGGAATGGAGACATCGACCAGCGCTTTCGGAATTATCGTATGGTTACGGTGTCAGTTAGTCAATTTTATCAGAAAGTTCAGCGGCTCGTGGATTCATTGACCACATTGACCTCCGGTCAGCAGACACAAGTGACCGTCAAGCCGGACGGCACGATAGATCTGCCCCTCTTGAAAGATCGCATTCTGGCAGCCGGATACACGGTCAGCGATGTGGAGCGGACCGCCAATAAATTGTACCGTCAAGGCGAGTTGAAACACGTTGTGGCCTCAGTAGCCCTTTCTTCGGCAAAATCAAGAAAAGTTTACATTCTCGGCGAAGTTAATAATCCTGGCGCTTACGAAATTCGCCAGCCGATCACCGCATTGCAGGCGGTTGCTCTCGCTGGCGGACACCGACAAAATACTGCGGATCTCACCAGCGTTATACTCATTTCAAAGAACGTCTACGGCAAACCTATCGGTCGAAGGCTTGATTTGAAACGTATCCTCGACGTCGGAGACATGGCTTCGGCAATACTGGTCAAACCCTACGACGTGATTTACGTGCCCAAAACGTACGTCGCAGATCTGCGGGTCTTCATGGAGCAGTATTTCTCCACAGTTGCCGAAGTGGCCAGTTTCGTGAACACCCTTGCTGACATCGGAGAAAAAACGAACTAG
- the infA gene encoding translation initiation factor IF-1, whose product MSRDDNVKVEGTVVKVHSGGMYQVETDDGRSIRTKLSGRMSRFRIKVLLGDRVTVALSPYDLTHGLIVYRGK is encoded by the coding sequence ATGAGCAGAGACGATAATGTTAAAGTTGAAGGGACAGTTGTGAAGGTTCATTCCGGTGGCATGTATCAGGTCGAAACCGATGACGGAAGGAGTATTCGTACGAAGCTGTCCGGCAGAATGTCCCGTTTTCGTATCAAGGTTCTTCTTGGCGATCGAGTGACTGTAGCTCTTTCACCATATGATCTGACGCACGGCCTGATAGTGTACAGGGGCAAATAA
- a CDS encoding L,D-transpeptidase, giving the protein MGLKPYCLPICSLCAILITTFSAYGADSSYARETSPAVAERIQPVPYTIEPEKPSEEPESIYVPPPLTAPNDPCLPQLYTNWQEFAQEGRENRGFEFKTIRILIDRNRFELLVEGTTNDNTVHDIYRTFIALGDVHSPTPDGSFLINHVYCYPDVVFFDASGQPIPGLYNGFFAPLLVCDARGRCQRHRELGIHGLQAAAIPPGRHISPATFGAVSAGCIRVPDPCSLKKAIIAAAGVGPLKQNDRGSYHWLKKPVEVVIGDSYSVYEESDLASIIQGGLTHVQEGLKNLFDVFR; this is encoded by the coding sequence TTGGGCCTCAAACCATATTGTCTGCCGATCTGTTCGTTATGTGCCATCCTGATAACCACATTCTCTGCATACGGGGCGGATTCTTCGTACGCCCGGGAGACCTCTCCGGCAGTGGCCGAACGAATCCAGCCGGTGCCCTATACAATTGAACCGGAGAAGCCGTCGGAAGAGCCGGAATCCATCTATGTGCCTCCACCTCTTACTGCCCCGAATGACCCCTGTTTGCCGCAACTGTATACAAATTGGCAGGAGTTTGCCCAGGAAGGTCGGGAGAACAGGGGCTTCGAGTTCAAGACCATACGCATTTTGATAGACAGAAACCGTTTTGAATTGCTCGTGGAAGGCACAACGAACGATAACACGGTGCACGACATTTACCGCACCTTCATAGCGCTGGGCGATGTTCATTCTCCCACGCCGGACGGCAGCTTTCTCATAAACCATGTCTACTGCTATCCCGATGTGGTGTTCTTTGATGCTTCAGGACAACCGATACCCGGTCTTTACAACGGATTTTTCGCCCCTCTCCTTGTCTGCGATGCACGGGGGAGGTGCCAGCGTCACCGGGAACTGGGGATTCATGGACTTCAGGCCGCGGCAATCCCCCCTGGCCGACATATTTCACCGGCAACGTTCGGGGCTGTGTCCGCAGGGTGTATACGGGTTCCGGACCCTTGCTCGTTAAAGAAGGCTATCATCGCGGCTGCCGGAGTCGGTCCGCTCAAACAAAACGACCGCGGTTCGTATCACTGGCTGAAGAAACCCGTTGAAGTGGTGATAGGAGATTCTTATTCGGTATATGAAGAAAGCGACTTGGCTTCGATTATCCAGGGGGGGCTTACACACGTTCAGGAAGGTCTCAAGAACCTTTTCGACGTATTTCGATAA
- a CDS encoding DegT/DnrJ/EryC1/StrS family aminotransferase produces the protein MPGYEWIGETEKEHINDVLETGILFRYEFPNERKGIYKVKEFEDKFAQFTGAVYAQAVTSGSAALKVALSALGIGPGDEVITQGFTFIATFEAIIEAGAVPVPAEIDQTLNLDPIDLEKKITPRTKAVIPVHMLGSPARIQEILDISRKHNLKVIEDTAQALGAGVGGKRLGTWGDMGTFSFDFYKTITTGEGGMVITNDRELYQRASEYADHGHEHNPNVGRALDGRSFLGFNYRMNELQGAVGLAQLSKLEDIIQRQQQNQELIRETLESRDGIVMREIPEKGKDSYTHVCFFLPTAEKAQAFQQHIASKGIAAIYFKNNLWHLIHNWEHLLERKTAWPGPHPFGGALYGSEMTYSKEMLPQTMAILEKTVVLPIFLQMDEDHLRRMVVELQAAAEEIL, from the coding sequence ATGCCAGGATACGAGTGGATAGGTGAAACAGAAAAAGAGCATATTAACGATGTTCTGGAAACAGGAATACTCTTTCGTTACGAGTTCCCAAACGAACGAAAAGGAATTTATAAGGTCAAGGAATTCGAAGATAAATTCGCTCAATTCACCGGAGCGGTTTATGCTCAGGCGGTTACTTCCGGTTCGGCCGCTCTCAAAGTAGCGTTGTCTGCCCTCGGTATCGGTCCCGGAGACGAAGTCATCACTCAGGGGTTTACCTTTATCGCTACATTCGAAGCAATAATCGAAGCAGGCGCGGTACCCGTGCCGGCTGAGATCGACCAAACGCTGAATCTGGACCCTATAGATTTGGAAAAGAAAATAACCCCGAGAACCAAGGCCGTGATCCCGGTCCATATGCTGGGGTCGCCCGCTCGGATCCAGGAGATCTTGGATATTTCAAGAAAACACAATCTGAAAGTGATCGAGGATACGGCTCAGGCACTTGGAGCAGGAGTAGGCGGCAAACGCCTGGGGACCTGGGGTGATATGGGAACGTTCTCGTTCGATTTCTACAAGACTATTACCACAGGTGAAGGTGGAATGGTCATCACGAACGATCGGGAACTATATCAGCGCGCTTCGGAATACGCAGATCACGGGCATGAGCACAATCCCAATGTGGGGCGGGCTCTGGATGGGCGGAGTTTCCTGGGATTCAACTACCGTATGAATGAGCTTCAAGGAGCTGTGGGGCTGGCTCAGCTCAGCAAGCTGGAGGACATAATCCAGCGGCAACAGCAGAATCAGGAACTCATTCGAGAGACTCTCGAAAGCCGCGACGGAATTGTCATGCGAGAGATTCCGGAGAAAGGAAAGGACAGCTACACCCATGTATGCTTCTTCCTTCCAACTGCGGAAAAGGCCCAGGCCTTTCAACAGCATATTGCCTCAAAAGGAATTGCTGCGATCTACTTCAAGAACAACCTCTGGCATCTGATACATAATTGGGAACACCTTCTCGAGAGGAAGACAGCCTGGCCCGGTCCTCATCCGTTCGGTGGTGCGTTGTACGGAAGCGAAATGACCTATTCGAAAGAGATGCTGCCGCAGACAATGGCAATTCTCGAGAAGACGGTTGTGCTGCCCATATTCCTGCAAATGGACGAAGATCATTTGCGGCGCATGGTGGTGGAATTACAGGCTGCTGCCGAAGAGATTCTGTGA
- the kdsB gene encoding 3-deoxy-manno-octulosonate cytidylyltransferase, whose translation MSKDLHKIIGFIPARAESSRFPGKPLADILGKPMIVRVLERAMTSGILDAVYVATNSHDIVSAVEASGGKAVLTSNQHPSGSDRIAEAARILQLQDNAVVVNIQGDQPLFDPIMIKEVTAPLVTDPSIPMSTLIYRIVRDEEIHHPNAVKTVMDVHGFALYFSRATIPYYKGSAILPVYYKHHGIYAYRNNFLQVFANLPQTILEKSERLEQLRALEHGFRIKVVITDMDSIEVDTPEDLERVRETYRKIV comes from the coding sequence ATGTCGAAGGATTTGCACAAAATAATAGGATTCATCCCTGCACGAGCCGAATCCAGCCGATTTCCCGGTAAGCCGCTTGCGGATATCTTGGGCAAACCGATGATAGTTCGCGTGCTTGAACGTGCAATGACGTCGGGAATTTTGGACGCCGTGTACGTGGCCACGAATTCGCATGATATTGTTTCGGCTGTTGAAGCATCCGGAGGAAAAGCAGTTCTGACCTCAAATCAGCATCCTTCCGGGTCGGATCGCATCGCCGAAGCTGCAAGAATATTGCAGTTGCAGGATAATGCTGTAGTGGTCAACATTCAGGGAGACCAGCCCCTTTTCGATCCGATTATGATCAAGGAAGTGACCGCTCCGCTTGTGACCGATCCGTCCATTCCGATGAGTACATTAATTTACAGGATCGTCAGGGACGAGGAAATACATCATCCGAATGCCGTCAAAACTGTGATGGACGTTCACGGTTTCGCCTTGTATTTCTCCCGTGCGACTATTCCCTATTATAAGGGATCTGCCATTCTACCCGTTTATTATAAACATCATGGGATTTACGCATACAGGAACAATTTCCTTCAGGTGTTCGCAAATCTTCCCCAGACTATTCTCGAGAAATCGGAGCGGCTGGAGCAACTACGTGCACTGGAACACGGGTTTCGAATCAAAGTGGTGATTACGGATATGGATTCCATCGAGGTAGATACCCCCGAGGACCTGGAACGAGTCCGGGAAACATATAGAAAGATAGTTTGA